The following are encoded together in the Rhizobium tumorigenes genome:
- the msrA gene encoding peptide-methionine (S)-S-oxide reductase MsrA has product MTERAVLAGGCFWGMQDLIRKMPGVVSTRVGYSGGEVRNATYRNHGNHAEAIEINFDPSKIGYRDLLEFFFQIHDPSTPNRQGNDLGPGYRSAIFYANDEQKRIAEDTIADVDASKLWPGKVVTEVSPVGDFWEAEPEHQDYLERIPNGYTCHFIRPNWKLPRRTQAA; this is encoded by the coding sequence ATGACCGAACGTGCTGTTCTTGCCGGGGGCTGCTTCTGGGGCATGCAGGATCTGATCCGCAAGATGCCTGGCGTCGTCTCGACACGCGTCGGATATTCCGGCGGCGAGGTGCGCAATGCGACCTACCGCAATCACGGAAACCATGCCGAAGCCATCGAGATCAACTTCGATCCTTCCAAAATCGGCTATCGCGATCTTCTGGAGTTCTTCTTCCAGATCCACGATCCGTCGACTCCGAACCGGCAGGGTAACGATCTCGGCCCGGGCTACCGGTCTGCTATCTTCTATGCCAACGACGAGCAGAAGCGGATCGCCGAAGATACGATTGCGGATGTCGACGCGTCCAAGCTTTGGCCGGGCAAGGTCGTCACCGAAGTCTCGCCGGTCGGCGATTTCTGGGAGGCAGAGCCCGAGCACCAGGATTATCTGGAGCGGATCCCGAATGGCTATACCTGCCATTTCATCCGCCCGAACTGGAAGTTGCCGCGCCGGACGCAGGCCGCCTGA
- the msrB gene encoding peptide-methionine (R)-S-oxide reductase MsrB has product MTEYRKTAEAVAKLTPEQYRVTQQSGTERPGSGPLLNNKDPGIYVDIVSGEPLFASSDKFDSHCGWPSFTKPIEPAYVNEVHDSSHGMVRIEVRSKNGDSHLGHVFPDGPQDRGGLRYCINSASLRFIHRDKMEAEGYGAYINQTEEVQ; this is encoded by the coding sequence ATGACGGAATATAGGAAAACGGCGGAAGCAGTGGCCAAGCTGACGCCGGAACAGTACCGGGTGACGCAGCAAAGCGGAACGGAACGTCCGGGCAGCGGCCCCTTGCTGAATAACAAGGATCCCGGGATCTATGTGGACATCGTCTCCGGTGAACCGCTGTTTGCCTCGTCCGACAAGTTCGATTCGCATTGCGGCTGGCCCAGCTTCACCAAGCCCATCGAGCCTGCCTATGTGAACGAGGTACATGATTCGTCGCATGGCATGGTCCGCATCGAGGTGCGCTCCAAGAATGGCGACAGCCATTTGGGCCACGTCTTTCCCGATGGGCCGCAAGATCGCGGCGGTCTTCGCTATTGCATCAATTCCGCGTCGCTGCGCTTCATCCATCGTGACAAGATGGAGGCTGAAGGCTACGGCGCCTATATCAACCAGACGGAGGAAGTCCAATGA
- a CDS encoding TetR/AcrR family transcriptional regulator: MSDEPALRADAKKNRELILSAAEELFLEKGAGVPLEEVAKRAGVGIGTLYRRFPTREALLAATSNERFLSLAETSRTRDPDLTPGDAVRAYLEDLARNTSTYQSLAVSIGTVIQCGTPGCIATTAEGRRLLQRGQEAGTIRRDVTYEDFIYVVTAISIAIENDDSSKSRIGHLVDLFLNGITVRGSD; encoded by the coding sequence TGAACCTGCCCTCCGGGCTGACGCGAAAAAAAACCGCGAACTTATCCTTTCTGCCGCAGAGGAGCTCTTCCTGGAAAAAGGAGCGGGTGTTCCGCTGGAAGAGGTTGCCAAGCGCGCAGGCGTCGGTATCGGCACGCTTTATCGTCGCTTTCCCACGCGTGAGGCACTTTTGGCCGCTACCAGCAACGAGCGTTTCCTGTCGCTGGCGGAGACCAGCCGTACGCGCGACCCAGATCTAACTCCAGGCGATGCGGTGCGAGCTTATCTTGAAGATCTTGCTAGGAACACGAGCACGTATCAAAGCCTTGCTGTTTCGATCGGGACTGTTATCCAATGCGGGACGCCCGGATGTATTGCGACTACCGCGGAAGGGCGTCGGCTGCTGCAGCGTGGACAAGAAGCAGGCACCATCCGCCGCGATGTCACTTACGAGGATTTCATCTACGTTGTAACTGCCATCTCCATTGCCATCGAAAATGACGATTCATCGAAATCGCGTATCGGCCATCTGGTGGACTTGTTCCTGAATGGCATAACCGTAAGAGGTTCGGATTAG